Proteins from a genomic interval of Polaribacter sejongensis:
- a CDS encoding T9SS type A sorting domain-containing protein produces the protein MKKITFLLMSLIGISAITNAQVTATGSYSSDATVTITNVTTDEDNGDGFGDGAKLIDGSDATSETETAYFTFDGTMENGADYTINTTLYNVTNNFCIVSVALYNKTDGTELAITSTQTSGVSNGLQGMSSTSVDKIVAMELMYTATATDIGDVLEVRFIKTQASAARNYAIDVLKLNGTAVSVATTTFSETGNWSAIGDVELSNTNTDADNGDGVADGALYADVQAAVLGNGSAFTFDETMEEGDAYSVVTKMYITNTCYTVIDVSLFNVTSGVQLTTFKANIPNNTTVLEVSLSYTALASDEGDVLELRYESAHGSPNVCRDYSIDNVAINGSVISLSLAVASTEDAILGKNISIFPNPAEDIINIKNESTINIKSIKLTDITGREVLNGDFKKTIDVASFSRGIYLLKLESELGNYTTKKLILK, from the coding sequence ATGAAAAAAATTACTTTTTTACTAATGTCTTTAATAGGTATTAGCGCAATTACAAATGCACAAGTTACAGCAACAGGCTCTTATAGTTCTGATGCTACTGTAACGATAACAAATGTTACAACGGATGAAGATAATGGAGATGGTTTTGGTGACGGTGCAAAACTTATAGATGGATCAGATGCTACTTCAGAAACTGAAACAGCATATTTTACATTTGATGGAACAATGGAGAATGGTGCTGACTATACTATTAATACAACATTATATAATGTTACTAATAATTTTTGTATTGTTTCTGTTGCTTTATATAATAAAACAGATGGTACTGAATTGGCTATAACTAGTACTCAAACATCGGGAGTTTCAAATGGTTTACAAGGAATGAGTAGTACTTCTGTTGATAAAATTGTAGCTATGGAATTGATGTACACTGCTACTGCTACCGATATTGGTGATGTATTAGAAGTAAGGTTTATAAAAACTCAAGCTTCAGCAGCTCGTAATTATGCTATTGATGTTTTAAAACTAAATGGAACAGCTGTAAGTGTTGCAACAACCACTTTTTCAGAAACAGGTAATTGGAGTGCTATAGGAGATGTTGAATTAAGTAATACAAATACCGATGCTGATAATGGAGATGGTGTTGCTGATGGAGCACTTTATGCAGATGTACAAGCTGCGGTACTTGGTAATGGTTCTGCATTTACGTTTGACGAAACTATGGAAGAAGGAGACGCATATTCAGTGGTTACAAAAATGTATATAACAAATACTTGTTATACTGTGATTGACGTGTCTTTATTTAATGTAACTAGTGGAGTTCAATTAACTACATTTAAAGCTAATATACCTAATAATACAACTGTTTTGGAAGTGTCATTAAGCTATACTGCATTAGCTAGTGATGAAGGTGATGTATTAGAATTAAGATACGAGAGTGCTCACGGAAGTCCAAATGTATGTCGTGATTATTCTATAGATAATGTAGCAATTAATGGTTCTGTAATATCATTAAGTTTAGCAGTTGCATCTACGGAGGATGCTATTTTAGGTAAAAACATTTCAATATTCCCTAATCCTGCAGAAGATATTATAAATATCAAAAACGAAAGCACTATTAATATAAAAAGTATCAAACTTACTGATATTACAGGTAGGGAAGTATTAAATGGAGATTTTAAAAAAACCATTGATGTTGCAAGTTTTTCTCGTGGAATTTATTTGTTAAAATTAGAATCTGAATTAGGTAATTATACAACTAAAAAACTAATATTAAAATAG
- a CDS encoding RagB/SusD family nutrient uptake outer membrane protein, giving the protein MKIKIIILLLLILTIQGCDNQLDIEQNDSITSTTLYNSESGALAGLAGVYSRVVTAYKEAEINALYPSSYTDEGHYNRVGAFGYIKNDFSSSDTKLRILWTSYYEGIVSVNTFLIGVRNSDIDETLKQQLIAEGHFLRAFIYFDLEKAFGGKEGIPMQLEETIGELLPRTSGIDVYKQIIADLELAEKDLPEDADVTPGRAGKGVARGLLARAYLYIAGEPFNEPGAYEKSKEWSEAIISNSYYQLNSSYQDVFNKLAMEEYDNKEVLFQIGFSFANSDVNQSSKLGAVAGMLVHDEGCGKGFALMNATISLLQKYRSDISDERGLWNVNPYYVPRLNDCNTELLNNQFLEVASKYRRSLESNNTNSSYGAHHWPVLRFSDVLLMYAEAENQINPGSSLALNAVNRVRNRAKATPFTEINEGLIQEERMLELCFEGHRKYDLLRWGILEERVNETKSIMETLGADSDFVNTDWSIYADANVGPDGIPLSGDEPTTLEVRLNSLSSSFNYFDGYNNFDISKHYILPIPEQELGVNTNLSQTAGW; this is encoded by the coding sequence ATGAAAATTAAGATAATAATATTATTACTACTAATACTTACAATACAAGGTTGCGATAATCAATTAGATATTGAACAAAACGATAGCATTACATCTACAACATTATATAATTCAGAATCTGGTGCTTTAGCAGGGTTAGCAGGTGTATACAGTAGAGTAGTTACAGCGTATAAAGAAGCAGAAATTAACGCACTTTACCCATCTAGTTATACAGATGAGGGGCATTATAATAGAGTTGGAGCTTTTGGTTATATTAAAAATGATTTTTCTTCTTCAGATACTAAGTTAAGAATACTTTGGACAAGTTATTACGAAGGTATTGTAAGTGTTAATACTTTTTTAATAGGTGTTAGAAATTCTGATATAGATGAAACTCTAAAACAACAACTAATTGCAGAAGGTCATTTTTTAAGAGCTTTTATTTATTTCGATTTAGAAAAAGCCTTTGGCGGTAAAGAAGGAATACCAATGCAATTAGAAGAAACTATTGGAGAGTTGTTACCTAGAACTTCTGGTATAGATGTTTATAAGCAAATTATTGCTGATTTAGAATTAGCAGAAAAAGATTTGCCAGAAGATGCAGATGTTACACCTGGTAGAGCAGGTAAAGGTGTTGCTAGAGGTTTGTTAGCAAGAGCATATTTATATATTGCAGGTGAGCCTTTTAACGAACCCGGAGCTTATGAGAAATCAAAAGAATGGAGTGAAGCTATTATAAGTAATTCTTATTACCAATTAAATTCTAGTTACCAAGATGTGTTTAATAAACTAGCAATGGAAGAGTATGATAATAAAGAAGTACTTTTTCAAATAGGTTTCTCTTTTGCAAATTCAGATGTAAATCAATCATCAAAATTAGGTGCAGTTGCTGGTATGTTAGTGCACGATGAAGGTTGTGGAAAAGGTTTTGCTTTAATGAATGCAACAATTTCCTTATTACAAAAATATAGATCAGATATTTCTGATGAAAGAGGATTGTGGAACGTAAACCCGTACTATGTTCCAAGATTAAATGACTGTAATACAGAGCTTCTTAATAATCAATTTTTAGAAGTAGCATCAAAATATAGAAGATCTTTAGAAAGTAATAACACCAACTCATCTTATGGGGCACACCATTGGCCAGTTTTAAGGTTTTCTGATGTTTTATTAATGTATGCAGAAGCAGAAAATCAAATAAACCCAGGTTCTAGTTTAGCTTTAAATGCTGTAAATCGCGTAAGAAACAGAGCTAAAGCAACACCTTTTACAGAGATTAATGAAGGGTTAATACAAGAAGAAAGAATGTTAGAATTGTGTTTTGAAGGGCATAGAAAATACGACCTTTTAAGATGGGGTATTTTAGAAGAAAGAGTAAATGAAACTAAAAGTATAATGGAAACTTTAGGAGCAGATTCAGATTTTGTAAATACAGATTGGTCTATCTATGCAGATGCTAATGTTGGGCCAGACGGAATTCCTTTAAGCGGAGACGAACCAACTACTTTAGAAGTTAGATTAAATAGCCTTAGCTCTTCTTTTAATTATTTTGATGGTTACAATAATTTTGATATCTCTAAACATTATATACTGCCAATACCAGAACAAGAATTAGGTGTAAATACAAACTTATCTCAAACAGCAGGTTGGTAA
- a CDS encoding SusC/RagA family TonB-linked outer membrane protein, with protein MKKQFKLSLIKLKTNGIFFFLLLSVLTTYGQEITISGIVTDEIGSPLPGVSVSEAGTTKGVSTDFDGNYVIKITAGSSLTYSYIGYKSVTKKIGKENKVNISLSPDVENLDEIVIVGYGAVQKKDLTGSVALVDVGQLTKAPVANFDQALSGRVAGVQVSSGGGEPGSAANIVIRGGNTVNGDNSPLYVLDGFIVEDFNPGLVDPSDIESMSILKDASATAIYGVRGSNGVVIITTKRAKEGRTKITYESRLDVKQVSKTLDVLDAYEYIKLNLELNEGSTSLRFFSVPDADTGNSVIVGGLEDYADYPSRNWQDEAFRTAYSKTHKLKISSGTEKTRFNASINMVEDQGSLLKSEYERLNGRVTLNHKVNDKLDATIDINYTTYSQEGLNTKGTSSYSFLRSLIGYTPVANKFLDYNGQDPLNNISNEYDVTNIVSWHPLVSLNNEYRKSETDQLITNLRLRYKVTPKLTLDAKGSYNSQYRKTGQFYNSQTVYGRLINKIDGINGSLDNSRWKYYSSINTLNYKNTFNDHKIDALVGVTLNIRNFDQTYFKSIDIPQYVEHLGINAIDEGTLNDANDINSSEKRSVFSLLGRLNYGYKNKYLLTASIRRDASSAFPESNRVGYFPSVAVSWKAEEERFIKNLNIFSQLKFKLGYGKTGNDRILNYNAGNQILTSNNASYFFNGQTIQGQRPTSFGANLDLQWETTSQFNAGLDMSFLNDRISLTTEVYQKDTKDLLLNSDAAPSQGFSTQWVNSGQVRNRGLEISLSTRNIQTKDFSWTTDFNISFNQNKVISLPESKPIFGTPDYYWRLSSQQYIVEEGKPLGNMFGYISDGVYQPEDFENYNANDASHTLLASQPSYRSHQAGDEKYKDLNGDGVITNDDKTIIGNGLAKHFGGLGNTFKYKNFQLNTFFQWSYGNDILNANRMVFEDMNTVGQNQLATVTDRWTIDNQDTDIYRAGGQGFEDISSRIIEDGSYIRLKTVNFSYSFPQPILEKMKLNSLELFISGQNLITWTNYSGFDPEVSVNSSAIMPGIDYSAYPKHKIFSLGLNVSF; from the coding sequence ATGAAAAAACAGTTTAAATTGTCTTTAATTAAATTAAAAACAAACGGAATTTTCTTTTTCTTGTTACTAAGTGTACTTACTACTTATGGTCAAGAAATAACAATTTCAGGTATTGTTACAGATGAAATCGGTTCTCCATTACCTGGAGTTTCGGTATCTGAAGCAGGAACCACAAAAGGAGTTTCTACAGATTTTGATGGTAATTATGTTATAAAGATAACAGCAGGTTCATCTTTAACTTATAGTTATATAGGGTATAAATCTGTTACAAAAAAAATAGGTAAAGAAAATAAAGTAAATATAAGTTTGTCTCCAGATGTAGAAAACTTAGACGAAATAGTTATTGTTGGATATGGGGCTGTTCAGAAAAAAGATTTAACAGGTTCTGTAGCGTTAGTAGATGTTGGTCAATTAACAAAAGCACCTGTTGCAAATTTCGATCAGGCTTTATCTGGTAGAGTAGCAGGGGTGCAGGTTAGTTCTGGTGGCGGAGAACCCGGAAGCGCAGCAAATATTGTAATTAGAGGAGGTAATACTGTAAACGGAGATAATTCTCCTTTATATGTTTTAGATGGTTTTATTGTAGAAGATTTTAATCCTGGTTTAGTAGATCCATCAGACATAGAGTCTATGAGTATTTTAAAAGATGCTTCTGCTACAGCAATTTACGGTGTACGTGGTTCTAATGGAGTTGTTATAATTACAACTAAAAGAGCAAAAGAAGGAAGAACAAAAATTACTTATGAGTCTAGGTTAGATGTAAAACAAGTTTCTAAAACGTTAGATGTTTTAGATGCTTACGAATATATCAAGTTAAATTTAGAACTAAATGAAGGTTCTACAAGTTTAAGGTTCTTTTCTGTACCAGATGCAGATACCGGAAATAGTGTTATTGTTGGTGGTTTAGAAGATTACGCAGATTATCCTTCGAGAAATTGGCAAGATGAAGCTTTTAGAACAGCGTATTCTAAAACACATAAACTTAAAATTTCTAGTGGTACAGAGAAAACTAGATTTAATGCATCTATAAACATGGTTGAAGATCAAGGATCTTTATTAAAATCAGAATATGAAAGATTAAACGGAAGAGTTACTTTAAACCATAAAGTAAATGATAAATTAGACGCAACTATAGATATAAATTATACAACCTACAGTCAAGAAGGATTAAACACAAAAGGAACATCTTCGTATTCATTTTTAAGAAGTTTAATAGGGTATACGCCAGTAGCAAATAAGTTTTTAGATTATAATGGACAAGATCCTTTAAATAATATTAGTAATGAATATGATGTAACTAATATTGTTTCTTGGCATCCATTAGTATCATTAAATAATGAATATAGAAAAAGTGAAACAGATCAATTAATAACAAATTTACGTTTAAGATATAAGGTAACACCAAAGTTAACTTTAGATGCTAAAGGAAGTTATAATTCTCAATACAGAAAAACGGGTCAGTTTTATAATAGTCAAACGGTATATGGTAGGTTAATAAATAAAATAGACGGTATTAATGGTTCTTTAGATAATAGCCGTTGGAAATATTATTCATCAATAAATACGCTAAACTATAAAAATACATTTAACGACCACAAAATAGATGCTCTTGTTGGTGTAACTTTAAATATTAGAAATTTCGATCAAACCTATTTTAAATCTATAGATATTCCTCAATATGTAGAACATTTAGGTATTAATGCTATTGATGAGGGTACTTTAAATGATGCGAATGATATAAATTCAAGTGAAAAAAGAAGTGTTTTTTCATTATTAGGACGTTTAAATTATGGATATAAGAATAAATATTTACTTACAGCTTCTATTAGAAGAGATGCATCATCTGCTTTTCCAGAAAGTAATAGAGTTGGTTATTTTCCATCAGTAGCTGTATCGTGGAAAGCAGAAGAAGAAAGGTTTATTAAAAATTTAAACATTTTTTCTCAGTTAAAATTTAAATTAGGTTATGGTAAAACGGGTAATGATAGAATTCTTAATTATAATGCTGGTAATCAAATTTTAACATCAAACAATGCATCTTATTTTTTTAATGGACAAACGATTCAAGGGCAACGACCTACTAGTTTTGGTGCAAATTTAGATTTACAATGGGAAACAACATCTCAATTTAATGCAGGTTTAGATATGTCATTTTTAAATGATAGAATTTCTTTAACTACAGAGGTATATCAAAAAGACACAAAAGATTTACTTCTTAATTCTGATGCAGCTCCTTCTCAAGGATTTTCTACACAATGGGTAAATTCTGGACAAGTAAGAAATAGAGGTTTAGAAATAAGTTTAAGTACTAGAAATATTCAGACAAAAGACTTTAGTTGGACAACCGATTTTAATATATCATTTAATCAAAATAAGGTAATTTCTTTACCAGAAAGCAAACCAATTTTTGGAACACCAGATTATTATTGGAGGCTTAGTAGCCAACAATATATTGTTGAAGAAGGAAAACCTTTGGGTAATATGTTTGGGTATATTTCTGATGGAGTTTATCAACCAGAAGATTTTGAAAACTACAATGCAAACGATGCATCACATACTTTATTAGCATCGCAACCTAGTTACAGAAGTCATCAAGCCGGAGATGAAAAATACAAAGATTTAAATGGTGATGGAGTAATTACAAATGATGATAAAACTATTATTGGTAATGGGTTAGCAAAGCATTTTGGAGGTTTAGGAAATACGTTTAAATATAAAAACTTTCAATTAAATACATTTTTTCAATGGTCTTATGGTAACGATATTTTAAATGCTAATAGAATGGTTTTTGAAGATATGAATACTGTAGGACAAAATCAGTTAGCTACCGTAACAGATAGATGGACTATTGATAATCAAGATACAGATATTTATAGAGCAGGAGGACAAGGTTTTGAAGATATTTCTTCTAGAATTATTGAAGATGGTTCTTATATAAGATTAAAAACAGTGAATTTTTCATATAGTTTTCCACAACCGATACTAGAAAAAATGAAGTTAAATAGCTTAGAGTTATTTATTTCTGGACAAAATTTAATAACATGGACAAATTACTCTGGTTTTGATCCGGAAGTGTCTGTAAATAGTTCAGCAATTATGCCTGGTATAGATTACTCTGCCTATCCAAAGCATAAGATATTTAGTTTAGGTTTAAATGTTTCATTTTAA
- a CDS encoding glycoside hydrolase family 88 protein, whose translation MIKEIVIRISKGSILILCLVLTNCKDSNKKLKETTVVSNIEKTLNFNLESAIADCQTQLERAVPKLTDLTKHPRFIEKEDTDWHQVPNDKLMWTSGFYPGILWYAYDVTGDNKWKKEAIKRTEVFEDFKNITEHHDIGFMMFPAYGNGFKIGDKKEYKDILLTSANSLATRFNPNVGTIKSWSNKMHPRWKQHITIIDNMLNLELLFWSAKNGGNPVHYDMAVKHAETTMNNHFREDLTSWHVIEYDSINGKVLNRHTKQGFADDSRWSRGQAWGVYGYTMVYKETKDKKFLDFAKKLADKYISLLPEDMIPAWDFDVQSDPKEEKDASAAAVVASALIDLSSFVESKEEQVKYLNAGIKMLNSLSSKKYSGVGKSDAFLLHSTGAKSLGWEIDVALIYADYYYIEALSRLKKLEKK comes from the coding sequence ATGATAAAAGAAATAGTTATTAGAATCTCAAAAGGTTCAATTTTAATTTTGTGTTTGGTACTAACAAACTGTAAAGATTCTAATAAGAAATTAAAAGAAACTACAGTTGTTTCAAACATAGAAAAAACATTAAATTTTAATTTAGAAAGTGCAATTGCAGATTGTCAAACACAATTAGAAAGAGCTGTGCCTAAATTAACAGATTTAACAAAACATCCAAGGTTTATAGAAAAAGAAGATACAGACTGGCATCAAGTACCTAATGATAAATTAATGTGGACTTCTGGGTTTTATCCAGGGATTTTATGGTATGCTTACGATGTAACTGGAGATAATAAATGGAAAAAAGAAGCAATTAAGCGTACAGAAGTTTTTGAAGATTTTAAGAACATTACAGAACATCATGATATTGGTTTTATGATGTTTCCTGCCTATGGTAACGGTTTTAAAATAGGTGATAAAAAAGAATATAAAGACATCTTATTAACATCTGCAAACTCTCTTGCAACAAGATTTAATCCAAATGTAGGAACGATAAAATCTTGGTCTAATAAAATGCATCCAAGATGGAAACAGCACATTACTATTATAGATAATATGTTAAATTTAGAATTGTTGTTTTGGTCAGCAAAAAATGGAGGGAATCCTGTACATTATGATATGGCTGTAAAGCATGCAGAAACAACTATGAATAATCATTTTAGAGAAGATTTAACTTCATGGCATGTTATAGAATATGATTCTATAAATGGAAAGGTATTAAACAGACACACAAAGCAAGGTTTTGCAGACGATAGCAGATGGTCTAGAGGGCAAGCTTGGGGAGTATATGGCTACACAATGGTGTACAAAGAAACTAAAGATAAAAAGTTTTTAGATTTTGCTAAAAAACTAGCGGATAAATACATTTCATTATTACCAGAAGATATGATTCCTGCCTGGGATTTTGATGTGCAGAGTGATCCAAAAGAAGAAAAAGATGCTTCTGCAGCAGCAGTTGTAGCATCTGCTTTAATAGATTTAAGTTCTTTTGTAGAAAGTAAAGAAGAGCAAGTAAAATATTTGAATGCAGGTATAAAAATGTTAAATTCTTTAAGTTCTAAAAAATATTCTGGTGTTGGTAAATCAGATGCTTTTTTATTACATTCTACTGGTGCAAAATCTTTAGGATGGGAAATTGATGTTGCTTTAATTTATGCAGATTATTATTATATAGAAGCTTTGTCTAGATTAAAAAAGTTAGAAAAAAAGTAG
- a CDS encoding DUF5017 domain-containing protein, which yields MKNIKQIVFSTLLLTFLFTSCEDFEEVKTPDFEVSVKQSIAVGEEVEFTIENAPNFLSFYSGEFGKEYQYRDRTNIEGTVNMSFDCAQNYQNGTSRSNPGLSIQYSSDYDGSGTAAAIAASNWTDISDKFILPTNRTYEWTNSGIGDITDLAAEGQSVYIAFKILAEGKTSEGNRQGEYRFNNFVIDLSVAGKTTTLPVTDLESTEWQTVNVQGSGDANTNEWIWWSNDFFRMNGTSADFTNEDWLITDKINLTAVLPDQAISLKSYSERLESFKHIYSEAGVYTVTFVGNNTTVYGNEEDVKELTIEVLE from the coding sequence ATGAAAAACATAAAACAAATAGTATTCAGTACACTTTTGCTAACATTTTTGTTTACAAGTTGCGAAGATTTTGAAGAGGTAAAAACACCCGATTTTGAAGTAAGTGTAAAGCAATCTATCGCTGTGGGCGAAGAAGTAGAATTTACAATAGAAAATGCGCCAAATTTCTTGAGTTTTTATTCAGGAGAATTTGGTAAAGAATATCAATATAGAGATAGAACAAATATAGAAGGAACTGTAAATATGTCTTTTGATTGTGCTCAAAATTATCAAAACGGAACAAGTCGTTCTAATCCTGGTTTATCTATTCAATATTCTTCAGATTATGATGGTTCTGGAACAGCAGCAGCAATTGCTGCGTCAAATTGGACAGATATTTCAGATAAATTTATTTTACCAACAAACAGAACGTACGAATGGACAAATTCTGGTATAGGAGATATTACAGACTTAGCAGCAGAAGGTCAGTCGGTTTATATTGCCTTTAAAATATTGGCAGAAGGAAAAACATCCGAAGGTAACAGACAAGGAGAATATCGTTTTAATAATTTTGTAATAGATTTATCGGTAGCAGGTAAAACAACAACTTTACCCGTTACAGATTTAGAAAGTACAGAGTGGCAAACCGTAAACGTACAAGGTTCTGGAGATGCAAATACAAACGAATGGATTTGGTGGTCTAATGATTTTTTTAGAATGAATGGTACTTCTGCAGATTTTACAAATGAAGATTGGTTAATTACTGATAAAATTAATTTAACAGCAGTTTTACCAGATCAAGCAATTTCACTTAAATCATATTCAGAACGTTTAGAATCATTTAAACATATTTATTCAGAAGCAGGGGTTTATACAGTAACCTTTGTAGGTAATAATACTACTGTTTATGGAAATGAAGAAGATGTTAAGGAGTTAACAATAGAGGTGTTAGAGTAA